One Dreissena polymorpha isolate Duluth1 chromosome 9, UMN_Dpol_1.0, whole genome shotgun sequence genomic window carries:
- the LOC127846478 gene encoding metalloproteinase inhibitor 3-like — protein MRSLILSVLCVSVLGLCECCSCIEKTKLELGCESDFIFQTEVKSSHRNNADPFDLYYKIDRPCYENTYKFNFKQYVSAANTDRVYTSESSSLCGVYLEEGKTYILSGRVNKEKQRFEISSCSSWVESPISAESQQLLMQFKQGTVVCPE, from the exons ATGAGATCATTAATATTAAGTGTTCTGTGTGTTAGTGTGTTAGGGCTGTGTGAATGCTGTAGTTGCATTGAAAAGACCAAATTGGAATTGGGCTGTGAGTCAGATTTTA TATTCCAGACCGAAGTGAAAAGTTCCCATCGAAATAATGCGGATCCTTTCGATTTGTACTATAAGATTGACAGACCATGCTATGAAAATACGTACAAG TTCAATTTCAAGCAATACGTGTCAGCGGCGAACACAGATAGAGTATACACAAGCGAGAGTAGCTCATTGTGCGGCGTCTATTTAGAAGAGGGGAAAACATACATCCTGTCAG GGCGTGTGAATAAAGAAAAGCAGCGTTTTGAAATCAGCTCTTGTTCATCGTGGGTTGAGTCGCCAATCAGCGCAGAGTCGCAGCAGCTGCTGATGCAGTTCAAACAAGGAACCGTTGTGTGTCCGGAGTGA